In one window of Acidovorax sp. HDW3 DNA:
- a CDS encoding P1 family peptidase, translating to MPALPTPAWFSAPGAITDVAGIEVGHYSDSRRPTGCSVVIARAGAVAAVDVRGAAPGTRETDLLAPGHLVQQVHAIVLAGGSAWGLDAASGAVRWLEEHGVGLDLGVARLPLVPAAVLFDLQVGDARIRPDAGAGYAACCAASRQRPAEGNVGAGSGATVGKLFGMERAMKGGIGTAAVSAAGVTVGALIACNAVGDVLHPGSGAPLAGARRSDGTGLRGSCAALLAGELPTAALAGRNTTIGVIATDALLDRPQAQRLAVAGHDGLARSIAPVHTALDGDTLFTLATGASGRRADAVLLATLAAEAVARATVRAVWLARSLRTAEGLYLPGLAGLAGG from the coding sequence ATGCCCGCCCTGCCCACGCCCGCCTGGTTCAGCGCTCCCGGCGCCATCACCGACGTTGCCGGCATCGAAGTCGGCCACTACAGCGACAGCCGCCGCCCCACGGGCTGCAGCGTCGTCATCGCACGCGCCGGCGCCGTGGCGGCAGTCGATGTGCGCGGCGCCGCCCCCGGCACGCGCGAGACCGACCTGCTCGCCCCCGGCCACTTGGTGCAGCAGGTGCACGCCATCGTCCTCGCCGGCGGCAGCGCCTGGGGGCTGGACGCGGCCAGCGGCGCCGTGCGCTGGCTCGAAGAGCACGGCGTGGGCCTGGACCTGGGCGTGGCGCGCCTGCCGCTGGTGCCCGCCGCCGTGCTGTTCGACCTGCAGGTGGGCGACGCCCGCATCCGCCCCGACGCCGGCGCCGGCTACGCCGCCTGCTGCGCCGCCAGCCGCCAGCGCCCGGCCGAGGGCAATGTCGGCGCCGGCAGCGGCGCCACGGTGGGCAAGCTCTTTGGCATGGAAAGGGCGATGAAGGGGGGCATCGGCACCGCCGCCGTCAGCGCTGCCGGCGTGACGGTGGGCGCGCTCATCGCCTGCAATGCCGTCGGCGACGTGCTGCACCCGGGCAGCGGCGCGCCCCTGGCCGGGGCCCGGCGCAGCGACGGCACGGGCCTGCGCGGCAGCTGCGCCGCGCTGCTCGCCGGGGAGCTGCCGACGGCGGCACTGGCGGGGCGCAACACCACCATCGGCGTCATCGCCACCGACGCGCTGCTGGACAGGCCCCAAGCGCAGCGCCTGGCCGTGGCCGGCCACGATGGCCTGGCGCGCAGCATCGCCCCGGTGCACACCGCCCTCGATGGCGACACGCTCTTTACCCTGGCCACCGGCGCCAGCGGGCGCCGCGCCGACGCCGTGCTGCTGGCCACCCTGGCCGCCGAGGCCGTGGCCCGCGCCACCGTGCGCGCCGTCTGGCTAGCGCGCAGCCTGCGCACGGCCGAGGGCCTGTACCTGCCGGGCCTGGCGGGCCTGGCGGGGGGTTAG
- a CDS encoding DUF1631 family protein, whose product MSLPESSPKTVFRTCVVTAVRRGEALMEKLLQATLQALAADEASERNVQQRADLSDALCLLREHQAALLKAYPMALLEVFAEGPGSSQAQPASASGMDFGELSLMDDAQVQAQVEFSRAQQLAVHATDASLAELNTLVSAAQGLRNVQPERNPLRPDNYIRALQQVVGECALTSPVRQLWMRYLRDPLGTLLTQEYQWASESLRSQGVQPVGYAVLAAPGVRHSVQGGAYAMGGGTGYGSAYGTGYGTGYGTGYGHSSQAPLNGPAAMGGAAGWDGSYPAQGMQEAQEAQEAQEALLTVGMLRQMLATQVGLDARLAPSSAPAGLSGLVPMEHSAQAALHEMAEIERMVGQLAQAQPHASRAAPLPGWRPSALAAAGNPAQEVVSRMIAHLVQDERLLPSVQRAVRSLEPALHQLVRHDANFFKDEQHPARRLLDEITERSRAFETEEASSFGRFMRVVDEAVVHLSGHSVTSAAPFASVLTALQAAWQAQAEHERAEAEAAQTRAQALRDKEAAKEKARQAAKARALRQVEQRAKLAAQIAAGIRKLPDTQEVPADIMEFATGPWAEVVALAQVSAEDAGGDPGGYLALVPELLWSVQPSQLGQDLAHLQEIWPGMQETLRRGLASIGRPEAQADAFLQRLRERHALLQVQLQVRLQQPPADMSASAMVALDLDLSHEGPPLPEARDPHPEFRVGAWVEIVSKGQPLRSQLTWASPHKTLFLFTAPDGSTQSMTRRMRDKLLAEGSLRVVD is encoded by the coding sequence ATGTCACTGCCTGAATCGAGCCCCAAAACGGTTTTTCGTACCTGCGTCGTCACCGCCGTGCGCCGGGGTGAGGCGCTGATGGAAAAACTGCTGCAGGCCACGCTACAGGCGCTGGCCGCCGACGAGGCCAGCGAGCGCAACGTGCAGCAGCGCGCCGACCTGTCCGACGCCCTGTGCCTGCTGCGCGAGCACCAGGCGGCGCTGCTCAAAGCCTACCCGATGGCGCTGCTGGAGGTTTTCGCTGAAGGCCCCGGCAGCAGCCAGGCACAGCCGGCGAGCGCCAGCGGCATGGACTTTGGCGAGCTCTCGCTCATGGACGACGCCCAGGTGCAGGCGCAGGTCGAGTTCTCGCGGGCGCAGCAGCTGGCGGTACACGCCACCGACGCCAGCCTGGCCGAGCTCAACACCCTGGTCAGCGCCGCCCAGGGCCTGCGCAACGTGCAGCCCGAGCGCAACCCGCTGCGCCCGGACAACTACATCCGCGCCCTGCAGCAGGTGGTGGGCGAATGCGCTCTGACCAGCCCGGTGCGCCAGCTGTGGATGCGCTACCTGCGCGACCCGCTGGGCACGCTGCTGACGCAGGAATACCAATGGGCCAGCGAGAGCCTGCGCAGCCAGGGCGTGCAGCCCGTGGGCTACGCCGTGCTGGCTGCGCCTGGGGTGCGCCACAGCGTGCAAGGCGGGGCCTACGCCATGGGCGGCGGCACCGGCTACGGCAGTGCTTATGGCACCGGCTACGGTACAGGGTATGGCACGGGGTATGGCCACAGCAGCCAGGCACCGCTCAATGGGCCGGCAGCCATGGGGGGCGCTGCCGGTTGGGATGGCAGCTACCCCGCGCAGGGAATGCAAGAAGCCCAAGAGGCCCAGGAAGCCCAAGAGGCGCTGCTCACCGTCGGCATGTTGCGCCAGATGCTTGCAACCCAGGTCGGGCTCGATGCCCGCCTGGCCCCCAGCAGCGCACCTGCGGGCCTGAGCGGCTTGGTTCCCATGGAGCACAGCGCCCAGGCGGCGCTGCATGAAATGGCCGAAATCGAGCGCATGGTGGGGCAGCTGGCGCAGGCCCAGCCCCACGCCAGCCGCGCCGCCCCCCTGCCGGGGTGGCGCCCGTCGGCCCTGGCGGCGGCGGGAAACCCGGCGCAGGAGGTGGTCAGCCGCATGATTGCGCACCTGGTGCAAGACGAACGCCTGCTGCCCTCGGTGCAGCGTGCCGTGCGCAGCCTGGAGCCGGCGCTGCACCAGCTGGTGCGCCACGATGCGAATTTTTTCAAGGACGAGCAGCACCCGGCGCGGCGCCTGCTCGACGAAATCACCGAGCGCAGCCGCGCTTTTGAGACCGAGGAAGCAAGCAGCTTTGGCCGCTTCATGCGCGTAGTCGATGAAGCCGTGGTGCACCTGAGCGGGCACAGCGTCACCAGCGCCGCGCCCTTTGCCTCGGTGCTGACGGCGCTGCAGGCGGCCTGGCAGGCGCAGGCCGAGCACGAGCGCGCCGAGGCCGAGGCGGCGCAAACCCGCGCCCAGGCGCTGCGGGACAAGGAAGCGGCGAAAGAAAAGGCGCGCCAGGCCGCCAAGGCCCGCGCCCTGCGCCAGGTGGAGCAGCGTGCCAAGCTGGCGGCGCAGATTGCCGCCGGCATTCGCAAACTGCCCGACACCCAAGAGGTGCCGGCCGACATCATGGAATTTGCCACCGGCCCCTGGGCCGAGGTCGTCGCCCTGGCCCAAGTCAGTGCCGAAGACGCCGGTGGCGACCCCGGCGGCTATCTGGCGCTGGTGCCCGAGCTGCTGTGGAGCGTGCAGCCGAGCCAGCTCGGCCAGGATTTGGCGCATCTGCAAGAAATTTGGCCCGGTATGCAAGAGACGCTGCGCCGGGGCCTGGCCAGCATTGGCCGGCCCGAGGCCCAGGCCGACGCCTTCTTGCAGCGCCTGCGCGAGCGCCACGCGCTGCTGCAGGTGCAGCTGCAGGTGCGGTTGCAGCAGCCGCCAGCGGACATGTCCGCATCGGCCATGGTGGCGCTCGACCTGGACCTGAGCCACGAAGGCCCGCCCCTGCCCGAGGCGCGTGACCCGCACCCTGAGTTCCGGGTCGGCGCCTGGGTTGAAATCGTCAGCAAAGGCCAACCCCTGCGCTCGCAGCTGACCTGGGCCAGCCCGCACAAAACACTGTTCCTGTTCACCGCGCCCGACGGCAGCACCCAGTCCATGACGCGGCGTATGCGCGACAAGCTGCTGGCCGAAGGCAGCTTGCGCGTGGTGGACTAA
- a CDS encoding DUF411 domain-containing protein, protein MHPHLNRRQLLAASTLALAAPALWAATEPRRAARLPAVEVWKDPSCGCCQDWIEHMQAEGFAVTLHDSGNTAVRARLGLPVRLGSCHTALVGGYLLEGHVPASDVKKLLTQKPTALGLAVPGMPVGSPGMDGPAYQGRKDPYDVLLVTKNASGGDVSTRVFTAYR, encoded by the coding sequence ATGCACCCCCACCTGAATCGTCGCCAACTCCTGGCCGCCAGCACCCTGGCCCTGGCCGCCCCCGCACTCTGGGCCGCCACCGAGCCCCGCCGCGCCGCGCGCCTGCCCGCCGTCGAAGTCTGGAAAGACCCCAGCTGCGGCTGCTGCCAGGACTGGATCGAGCACATGCAGGCCGAAGGCTTTGCCGTCACCCTGCACGACAGCGGCAACACCGCCGTGCGCGCCCGCCTGGGCCTGCCCGTGCGCCTGGGCTCGTGCCACACGGCCCTGGTCGGCGGCTACCTGCTCGAAGGCCACGTGCCCGCTTCCGACGTGAAAAAGCTGCTGACACAAAAGCCCACCGCCCTGGGCCTGGCCGTGCCCGGTATGCCCGTGGGCAGCCCCGGCATGGACGGCCCGGCCTACCAAGGGCGCAAAGACCCCTACGACGTGCTGCTGGTGACGAAAAACGCCAGCGGCGGCGACGTCTCCACGCGCGTTTTCACCGCCTACCGCTAA
- a CDS encoding plastocyanin/azurin family copper-binding protein translates to MNTIKLIAASALLASATAVFAHESAHAHSAHLAATDSAAPAQQTPFGIAGQAHNVQRTLTLDMSDAMRFAPAHIQVRQGQTLRLRVRNQGQVLHEIVLGTPASLAKHAQAMQAQPEMAHDSAYMAHVAPNAQGELLWQFNRAGTFEYACLIPGHFEAGMRGTITVTP, encoded by the coding sequence ATGAACACTATTAAATTGATAGCTGCTAGCGCTTTATTGGCAAGCGCTACAGCCGTTTTTGCCCACGAATCCGCCCATGCGCACAGCGCCCATTTAGCAGCCACGGACAGCGCCGCGCCCGCGCAGCAAACCCCGTTTGGCATCGCCGGCCAGGCACACAACGTGCAGCGCACCCTGACGCTGGACATGAGCGACGCCATGCGCTTTGCCCCCGCGCACATCCAGGTGCGCCAGGGCCAAACCCTGCGCCTGCGCGTACGCAACCAGGGCCAGGTGCTGCACGAAATCGTGCTGGGCACACCCGCGAGCCTGGCCAAGCACGCCCAGGCCATGCAGGCCCAGCCCGAGATGGCACACGACAGCGCCTACATGGCGCATGTGGCGCCCAACGCGCAGGGCGAGCTGCTGTGGCAGTTCAACCGCGCCGGCACGTTCGAGTACGCCTGCCTGATCCCCGGCCACTTCGAGGCGGGAATGCGTGGCACCATCACCGTCACGCCGTGA